The Pseudomonas sp. G2-4 genome window below encodes:
- the tcyN gene encoding L-cystine ABC transporter ATP-binding protein TcyN yields MIVVEKLTKQFKGQVVLNGIDLKIEEGEVVAIIGPSGSGKTTFLRCLNFLEEPSSGRIKVGDIEIDGSRPLNQQQGLVRRLRQQVGFVFQNFNLFPHRTALENVIEGPLVVKKTPRAEAEALGRKLLAKVGLSGKEDAYPRRLSGGQQQRVAIARALAMEPAVILFDEPTSALDPELVGEVLATIRSLAEEKRTMVIVTHEMGFARDVANRVVFFDKGVIVEQGEAKALFAAPKEERTRQFLSKFLSAGHGAQ; encoded by the coding sequence ATGATTGTCGTGGAAAAACTGACAAAGCAGTTCAAGGGCCAGGTAGTGCTCAATGGCATCGACCTTAAGATCGAAGAAGGTGAGGTGGTTGCGATCATCGGCCCCAGTGGCTCGGGCAAAACCACCTTCCTGCGCTGCCTGAACTTCCTCGAAGAACCCAGCAGTGGCCGGATCAAGGTCGGCGACATCGAAATCGATGGCAGCCGCCCGTTGAACCAGCAACAGGGTCTGGTGCGCCGTTTGCGCCAGCAGGTGGGCTTCGTGTTCCAGAACTTCAATCTGTTTCCCCATCGCACCGCGCTGGAGAACGTGATCGAAGGTCCGCTGGTGGTGAAAAAGACCCCGCGTGCAGAAGCCGAAGCCCTGGGCCGCAAACTGTTGGCAAAGGTCGGACTGTCTGGCAAGGAAGACGCCTATCCTCGGCGCCTCTCCGGCGGCCAGCAACAGCGCGTGGCGATTGCCCGAGCGTTGGCGATGGAACCGGCGGTCATCCTGTTCGACGAGCCGACCTCGGCTCTCGATCCGGAGTTGGTGGGCGAAGTCCTGGCGACCATTCGCAGCCTGGCGGAAGAGAAACGCACCATGGTCATCGTGACCCACGAAATGGGCTTTGCCCGGGACGTGGCCAACCGCGTGGTGTTTTTCGACAAAGGCGTGATCGTCGAACAAGGCGAAGCCAAAGCTTTGTTTGCAGCCCCCAAGGAGGAACGCACTCGACAGTTTCTCAGCAAGTTTCTCTCGGCCGGACACGGCGCCCAGTAA
- the tcyJ gene encoding cystine ABC transporter substrate-binding protein, protein MNFSALRRNLLVGSLGLALSAGLLGQAVAGEQLQKIKDAGEIKIGLEGTYPPFSFVDESGKLTGFEVEFSEALAKELGVKVKLQTTPWAGILAALESKRLDAVVNQVTISEERKKKYDFSEPYTVSGIQALVLTKKADELNIKKAADLDGKKVGVGLGTNYEQWVKAEVPGAQVKTYDDDPTKFQDLRVGRIDTILIDRLAALEYAKKAKDTTVTSEAFSRQEAGVALRKGEPELLDAVNKAIDKLRADGTLKKLSEKYFSADVTK, encoded by the coding sequence ATGAATTTTTCCGCATTACGTCGCAACCTGTTGGTGGGTTCGCTGGGCCTGGCATTGAGCGCCGGTCTGTTGGGGCAAGCGGTTGCTGGTGAGCAGCTGCAAAAAATCAAGGATGCCGGTGAAATCAAGATCGGCTTGGAAGGTACTTATCCACCGTTCAGCTTTGTTGACGAGAGCGGCAAACTGACCGGCTTCGAAGTGGAGTTCTCCGAAGCCCTGGCCAAGGAACTGGGTGTGAAGGTCAAACTGCAGACGACCCCATGGGCCGGCATCCTCGCGGCGTTGGAATCCAAGCGTCTGGACGCAGTGGTCAACCAAGTGACTATCTCCGAGGAGCGCAAGAAAAAATACGACTTCTCCGAGCCGTACACCGTTTCCGGGATCCAAGCGCTGGTACTGACCAAGAAAGCCGACGAGCTGAACATCAAAAAGGCCGCTGACCTGGACGGTAAAAAAGTCGGCGTGGGCTTGGGCACCAACTACGAACAGTGGGTCAAGGCAGAAGTACCGGGCGCCCAAGTCAAAACCTACGATGACGATCCAACCAAGTTCCAGGACCTGCGTGTCGGCCGTATCGATACCATCCTGATCGACCGTCTGGCTGCGCTGGAGTACGCCAAGAAAGCCAAGGACACCACCGTCACCAGCGAAGCGTTTTCCCGCCAGGAAGCCGGTGTTGCCCTGCGCAAAGGCGAACCTGAACTGCTGGACGCGGTGAACAAGGCCATCGACAAACTTCGCGCCGACGGCACGCTGAAGAAGCTATCGGAAAAATACTTCAGCGCTGACGTTACAAAATAA
- a CDS encoding transporter substrate-binding domain-containing protein, producing the protein MRFLPGLICLLPLLSPLAHAELIDDINDRGELRIALEANTAPFNFKEDGKLAGFEVELGQMLAGELDVQADFVVTDAGDLLSGVESGKYDVAINHIAMTPELAERFDTSAVYSQPDAQLLASKDEAPRPLVMAQSFQPEEKSEPAPNLVIPFQKGNPAFKASLDNALARIKDDGRLEQLSQKWLGKQPATAN; encoded by the coding sequence ATGCGTTTTCTGCCTGGCCTGATCTGCCTGCTACCCCTTTTGAGCCCTCTGGCCCATGCCGAACTGATCGACGACATCAATGACCGTGGCGAACTGCGCATTGCCCTTGAGGCCAATACCGCTCCTTTCAATTTCAAGGAAGACGGCAAGCTCGCCGGCTTCGAAGTGGAACTGGGCCAAATGCTGGCTGGTGAGCTCGATGTACAGGCCGATTTCGTGGTCACCGATGCCGGGGATCTACTGAGCGGTGTCGAAAGCGGCAAGTACGACGTCGCCATCAACCACATAGCAATGACCCCGGAACTGGCTGAACGTTTCGACACCAGCGCCGTTTACAGCCAGCCGGATGCACAACTGTTGGCGAGCAAGGATGAGGCGCCACGTCCGCTGGTCATGGCGCAGTCTTTCCAACCGGAAGAAAAGAGCGAGCCGGCGCCGAACCTGGTGATTCCGTTCCAGAAGGGCAACCCGGCGTTCAAGGCCAGCCTGGACAATGCCCTGGCGCGGATCAAGGATGATGGGCGGTTGGAGCAGTTGTCGCAGAAGTGGTTGGGGAAGCAGCCAGCGACAGCCAACTAA
- a CDS encoding methionine ABC transporter permease, which translates to MWFDRLLQGFIDTFLMVGVSSLIALLAGIPLAVILVTSGKGGIYEAPALNRALGAFVNLFRSIPFLILMVALIPFTRLIVGTTYGVWAAVVPLTIAATPFFARIAEVSLREVDHGLIEAAQAMGCRRWHIVWHVLLPEALPGIVGGFTITLVTMINSSAMAGAIGAGGLGDIAYRYGYQRFDSQIMLTVIVLLVALVAVIQLGGDRLARGMDKR; encoded by the coding sequence ATGTGGTTTGATCGGTTATTGCAGGGCTTCATCGACACCTTCCTGATGGTCGGCGTGTCGTCGTTGATCGCGTTGCTGGCGGGCATTCCGCTGGCGGTGATTCTGGTCACCAGCGGCAAGGGCGGGATCTATGAGGCGCCCGCCCTGAACCGCGCCCTGGGCGCATTCGTGAACCTGTTTCGTTCGATCCCCTTCCTGATCCTGATGGTGGCGTTGATTCCGTTCACGCGGCTGATTGTCGGCACCACCTACGGCGTCTGGGCCGCGGTGGTTCCCCTGACCATCGCCGCCACCCCGTTCTTCGCCCGCATCGCCGAAGTCAGTTTGCGGGAGGTCGACCATGGCCTGATCGAAGCGGCCCAGGCCATGGGGTGCCGACGCTGGCACATTGTCTGGCATGTGCTGCTGCCCGAAGCACTGCCGGGCATCGTCGGCGGTTTTACCATCACACTGGTGACCATGATCAACTCCTCGGCCATGGCCGGCGCAATCGGCGCCGGCGGTCTGGGGGACATCGCCTACCGCTATGGCTACCAGCGTTTCGACAGCCAGATCATGCTCACGGTGATCGTCTTGCTGGTGGCGTTGGTGGCGGTGATCCAACTGGGTGGGGATCGGTTGGCGCGGGGGATGGACAAGCGCTGA
- a CDS encoding SfnB family sulfur acquisition oxidoreductase has translation MSDLAQAKVQSDLDIAPLLLSAQVLRNDAEAIKAAHELAQVARQQAARRDQQRKLPWSEIEQFTRAGLGSITLPREYGGPQVSFVTLADVFAIISAADPALGQIPQNQFGVIQLILGTGTERQKKILLQSVLEGWRIGNAGPERGTRNTLELKARISADGDGFVISGQKFYSTGALFAHWVAVKALNDDGRQVLAFVRRGTPGLRIVDDWSGFGQRTTASGTVLLNNVRVDAERMLDNWRINETPNVQGAISQLIQAAIDAGIARGAIDDAITFVRERARPWIDAKVDRASDDLYVIADIGKLKIELHAAEALLRKAGQVLDQVSAAPITAQSAARASIAVAEAKVLTTEIALQASEKLFELAGSRATLAEFNLDRHWRNARVHTLHDPVRWKYHAVGAYHLNGTLPARHSWI, from the coding sequence ATGTCGGATCTGGCGCAAGCAAAGGTCCAGAGCGACCTGGACATCGCACCGCTGCTGTTATCTGCACAAGTGCTACGCAACGATGCCGAGGCAATCAAAGCCGCCCATGAACTGGCGCAGGTCGCCCGTCAGCAGGCCGCCCGGCGCGATCAGCAGCGCAAGTTGCCCTGGTCTGAGATCGAGCAGTTCACCCGTGCAGGGCTAGGCAGTATCACCCTCCCCCGGGAATACGGCGGCCCGCAGGTATCGTTCGTCACCCTTGCCGACGTGTTCGCGATCATCTCCGCTGCCGACCCAGCCCTTGGGCAGATTCCGCAGAACCAATTCGGCGTAATCCAGCTGATTCTCGGCACGGGCACCGAACGGCAGAAAAAAATCCTTCTGCAGAGCGTGCTCGAAGGCTGGCGCATCGGCAACGCCGGGCCGGAACGAGGCACCCGCAATACCCTTGAACTCAAGGCACGGATCAGCGCCGACGGTGACGGCTTTGTCATCAGCGGACAGAAGTTCTATTCCACCGGCGCGCTGTTCGCCCACTGGGTGGCGGTCAAGGCATTGAATGACGACGGCCGGCAAGTATTGGCGTTCGTTCGCCGAGGCACTCCGGGGCTGCGCATCGTGGACGATTGGTCGGGCTTCGGCCAGCGCACCACGGCCAGCGGCACCGTGCTGCTGAACAACGTGCGCGTCGACGCTGAACGGATGCTGGATAACTGGCGCATCAATGAAACGCCAAATGTGCAGGGTGCGATCTCGCAACTGATCCAGGCCGCCATTGACGCGGGCATTGCCCGTGGCGCCATTGACGATGCGATCACCTTCGTTCGCGAACGCGCCCGCCCCTGGATCGACGCCAAGGTCGACCGAGCCAGTGATGACCTCTACGTGATTGCCGACATCGGCAAGCTGAAAATCGAACTGCACGCCGCCGAAGCGCTGTTGCGCAAAGCCGGCCAAGTGCTGGATCAGGTCAGCGCCGCCCCGATCACTGCGCAATCCGCCGCCCGCGCCTCGATTGCGGTGGCCGAGGCCAAGGTGCTCACCACCGAGATCGCCCTGCAAGCCAGCGAAAAGCTGTTCGAGCTGGCCGGCAGCCGCGCCACCCTCGCCGAATTCAATCTCGATCGCCATTGGCGCAACGCGCGGGTCCACACCCTCCACGACCCGGTGCGCTGGAAGTATCACGCGGTAGGCGCCTACCACCTGAACGGCACTTTGCCGGCCCGGCATTCCTGGATCTGA
- a CDS encoding ATP-binding cassette domain-containing protein: MNAVNARLRHEAPKPRSAEHSELHPELNRAHVRFIGLGKTYSGSQGPVAALQGIDLAIQRGEVFGIIGRSGAGKSSLIRTINRLEQPSSGRVLIDQVDIGEFDEDRLVELRRRVGMIFQHFNLMSAKTVWQNVELPLKVAGVPKEQRQQKVRELLELVGLQGKHKAYPAQLSGGQKQRVGIARALVHDPQILLCDEATSALDPETTQSILALLREINQRLDLTIVLITHEMAVIREVCDRVVVLEQGRIVEQGPVWEVFGNPQHEVSRTLLAPLQHAVPEELQGRLQVQPASSDAATVLRLQFTGIGRDEPDLAALFNALGGRVRLLHGGIERIQGHGLGQLLLAVSGSSWGAEELRQRAGHWAQRVEVLGYVV; the protein is encoded by the coding sequence ATGAACGCCGTCAACGCTCGACTCAGACATGAAGCCCCCAAGCCCCGGAGCGCGGAACACAGCGAACTGCATCCGGAACTGAACCGTGCCCATGTTCGCTTCATTGGCTTGGGCAAGACTTACAGCGGCAGCCAAGGCCCGGTGGCTGCGCTGCAGGGCATCGACCTGGCGATCCAGCGCGGCGAAGTGTTCGGCATCATCGGCCGCAGCGGCGCCGGCAAGTCATCGCTGATCCGCACCATCAATCGTCTGGAACAACCCAGCAGCGGACGAGTGCTGATCGATCAGGTGGACATCGGCGAGTTCGATGAAGACCGCCTGGTGGAACTGCGTCGGCGCGTCGGCATGATCTTCCAGCACTTCAACCTGATGTCGGCCAAGACCGTGTGGCAGAACGTCGAGCTGCCGCTGAAAGTCGCCGGCGTGCCCAAGGAACAACGCCAGCAGAAAGTTCGCGAGCTGTTGGAACTGGTGGGCTTGCAAGGCAAGCACAAAGCCTACCCGGCGCAGCTCTCGGGCGGGCAGAAGCAGCGCGTCGGGATCGCCCGGGCGCTGGTCCATGATCCGCAGATCCTGCTCTGCGACGAGGCCACCTCGGCCCTGGACCCGGAGACCACCCAGTCGATCCTCGCTCTGCTGCGTGAGATCAATCAGCGACTGGACCTGACCATCGTACTGATCACCCATGAGATGGCGGTGATCCGCGAAGTCTGCGACCGGGTGGTGGTGCTCGAGCAAGGACGGATCGTCGAGCAGGGGCCAGTCTGGGAGGTGTTCGGCAACCCGCAGCACGAGGTCAGTCGAACGCTGCTGGCACCCTTGCAACACGCCGTACCGGAAGAACTGCAAGGCCGCCTGCAGGTGCAACCCGCATCGTCGGATGCCGCCACTGTGCTGCGCCTGCAATTCACCGGTATCGGGCGGGACGAACCGGACCTCGCGGCCTTGTTCAACGCCCTCGGTGGTCGGGTGCGGCTGCTGCACGGCGGCATCGAACGGATTCAGGGCCACGGGCTGGGGCAATTGCTGCTGGCGGTGAGTGGCTCGTCATGGGGCGCCGAGGAACTGCGCCAACGTGCAGGTCATTGGGCACAACGGGTGGAGGTGCTGGGTTATGTGGTTTGA
- a CDS encoding DUF4399 domain-containing protein: MKSFMSRAALAGLLLSTSMLATAATPAPKGAEVFIVSPEDGATVAQEFKVKFGVKNIALAPAGDVTKNTGHHHLLIDVDKLPVAGAPIPTDANHMHFGKAQTEATIKLAPGKHTLQLILGDSGHMPFDPTIVSKKITVTVK, encoded by the coding sequence ATGAAAAGCTTTATGTCTCGTGCCGCCTTGGCTGGTCTGTTGCTGAGTACTTCAATGCTGGCGACAGCCGCAACCCCCGCTCCCAAAGGCGCAGAGGTATTCATCGTTTCCCCGGAAGACGGCGCCACCGTTGCGCAGGAATTCAAGGTCAAGTTCGGCGTCAAGAACATCGCCCTGGCTCCAGCGGGTGATGTAACCAAAAACACCGGGCATCATCATTTGCTGATCGATGTCGACAAGCTGCCTGTCGCAGGCGCGCCGATTCCGACCGACGCCAACCACATGCATTTCGGCAAGGCGCAAACCGAGGCCACCATCAAACTGGCGCCGGGCAAGCACACCTTGCAGCTGATATTGGGTGACAGTGGCCATATGCCGTTCGATCCGACGATCGTGTCCAAGAAGATCACCGTCACCGTGAAGTAA
- a CDS encoding MetQ/NlpA family ABC transporter substrate-binding protein — MTKQLLTLPVKALALAFGLFSSALFAADAPLKIGTTAAFAIPLEAAVEEAGKQGLKVELVEFSDWIAPNVSLASGDIDVNYFQHIPFLENAKAAAGFDLVPFAPGIINNVGLYSKTYKSFDALPEGASVAIANDPINSGRGLQLLAKAGLITLKPGVGYKATEDDIVANPKKLKILQVEAVQLVRAYEDADLVQGYPAYIRLAKTFDATSALLFDGLDHKEYVIQFVIQPKSKDDPRLIKFVDIYQHSPAVRAALDKAHGKLYQAGWEG; from the coding sequence ATGACCAAGCAACTTCTGACCCTGCCAGTCAAAGCACTGGCCCTGGCCTTCGGCCTGTTCAGCTCGGCGCTGTTTGCCGCCGATGCACCGTTGAAAATCGGTACCACCGCCGCGTTCGCCATTCCCCTGGAAGCGGCCGTGGAAGAGGCCGGCAAGCAGGGCCTGAAGGTCGAGCTGGTGGAGTTCAGCGACTGGATCGCGCCGAACGTCAGCCTCGCCTCTGGCGATATCGACGTGAATTACTTCCAGCACATCCCCTTCCTGGAAAACGCCAAGGCCGCCGCCGGATTCGATCTGGTGCCCTTTGCCCCGGGAATCATCAACAACGTCGGCCTCTATTCGAAAACATACAAAAGCTTCGACGCGTTGCCCGAAGGTGCGAGTGTCGCCATCGCCAACGACCCGATCAACAGCGGTCGTGGCCTGCAACTACTGGCCAAGGCTGGGCTGATCACCCTCAAGCCAGGCGTGGGCTACAAGGCCACCGAAGACGACATCGTCGCCAACCCGAAAAAACTCAAGATCCTGCAGGTCGAAGCCGTGCAACTGGTGCGCGCCTATGAAGACGCCGACCTGGTACAGGGCTACCCCGCCTACATCCGCCTGGCCAAGACCTTCGATGCCACGTCTGCGCTGCTGTTCGATGGCCTCGATCACAAGGAATACGTGATCCAATTCGTGATCCAGCCCAAGAGCAAGGACGATCCACGATTGATCAAGTTTGTCGACATCTATCAGCATTCTCCTGCCGTGCGCGCCGCCCTGGACAAAGCCCACGGCAAGCTCTACCAGGCCGGCTGGGAAGGTTGA
- a CDS encoding LLM class flavin-dependent oxidoreductase translates to MEPGKKKILLNAFNMNCIGHINHGLWTHPQDTSTQYNTIEYWTGLAQLLERGLFDGLFIADIVGVYDVYQQSVDVTLKESIQLPVNDPLLLVSAMAAVTKNLGFGLTANLSYEPPYLFARRMSTLDHLSRGRVGWNIVTGYLDSAAKAMGLTAQVEHDRRYDQADEYLQVLYKLWEGSWEHDAVLNDRQQRIYAQPEKVHKVRHQGEFYQVEGYHLCEPSPQRTPVLFQAGSSERGLLFAGRHAECVFISGQNKPATKVQVDKVRASAVEAGRNPEDIKVFMGLNVIVGETEAAAWAKHAEYRGYASAEAGVAHFSASTGIDFSAYELDEPIQYVKSNAIQSATKTLQNNDWTRRKLLEQHALGGRYITVVGSPEQVAHELESWIAETGLDGFNLTRIVTPQSYVDFIDLVIPELQRRGSYKTEYDNGTLREKLFHAKAHLPEQHTGAGYRH, encoded by the coding sequence ATGGAACCCGGCAAGAAAAAGATCCTGCTCAATGCGTTCAACATGAACTGCATCGGGCACATCAATCACGGCTTGTGGACCCACCCCCAGGACACGTCGACCCAGTACAACACGATCGAGTACTGGACCGGCCTGGCGCAGTTGCTCGAGCGCGGACTGTTCGACGGGTTGTTCATCGCCGACATCGTCGGCGTCTACGACGTGTACCAACAGTCGGTGGACGTCACCCTGAAAGAGTCGATCCAGCTGCCGGTCAACGACCCGTTGCTGCTGGTCTCGGCGATGGCCGCCGTCACGAAAAACCTGGGCTTCGGCCTCACCGCCAACCTCAGCTACGAACCGCCGTACCTGTTTGCCCGGCGCATGAGCACCCTCGATCACCTGAGTCGCGGCCGGGTCGGCTGGAACATCGTCACCGGTTATCTGGACAGCGCCGCTAAAGCCATGGGCCTGACCGCACAAGTGGAGCATGACCGCCGCTACGACCAGGCCGACGAATACCTGCAAGTGCTCTACAAACTCTGGGAAGGCAGCTGGGAACACGACGCGGTGCTCAACGATCGCCAGCAACGGATCTATGCGCAGCCGGAGAAAGTGCACAAGGTCCGGCACCAGGGCGAGTTCTATCAGGTCGAGGGTTATCACCTGTGCGAGCCGTCGCCCCAGCGCACGCCCGTATTATTCCAGGCCGGCAGTTCGGAGCGCGGTTTGCTGTTTGCCGGGCGGCATGCCGAGTGCGTGTTCATCAGCGGCCAGAACAAACCGGCGACCAAGGTCCAGGTGGACAAGGTTCGCGCCAGTGCCGTCGAGGCCGGGCGCAACCCGGAGGACATCAAGGTGTTCATGGGCCTGAACGTGATCGTCGGCGAGACCGAAGCGGCCGCCTGGGCCAAGCATGCCGAGTACCGGGGTTACGCCAGCGCCGAGGCCGGGGTGGCGCATTTTTCCGCGTCGACGGGCATCGACTTCTCCGCGTACGAACTGGACGAACCGATCCAGTACGTGAAAAGCAACGCCATCCAGTCGGCCACCAAGACCCTGCAAAACAACGATTGGACCCGGCGCAAGTTGCTGGAGCAACACGCCTTGGGCGGACGCTACATCACGGTGGTCGGCTCGCCCGAACAGGTGGCCCATGAGTTGGAGTCGTGGATCGCCGAAACCGGCCTCGATGGCTTCAACCTGACCCGCATCGTGACGCCGCAAAGCTATGTGGACTTCATCGACCTGGTGATCCCCGAACTGCAGCGACGTGGTTCGTACAAGACCGAATACGACAACGGGACCCTGCGGGAAAAGCTGTTTCACGCAAAGGCCCATTTGCCCGAACAACACACTGGCGCTGGCTACCGACACTGA
- a CDS encoding class I SAM-dependent methyltransferase, giving the protein MKHTPDDLQTITATTLGHYNAVADSFREGTRDHDVSQNIDALLRHIKAQAPLQILDFGCGPGRDLQTFTRMGHVAVGLDGSAEFARMARQDSGCEVWQQDFLKLDLPAERFDGVFANAVLFHIPLQELPRVLKQLHATLKPAGVLFSSNPRGENQEGWNGQRFGAYHDLTAWRTLLSDAGFVELEHYYRPAGLPREQQPWLASVWRKP; this is encoded by the coding sequence ATGAAACACACCCCCGACGACCTGCAGACCATCACCGCCACGACCCTGGGCCATTACAACGCGGTTGCCGATAGCTTTCGCGAAGGCACCCGTGATCACGACGTCAGCCAGAACATCGACGCGTTGTTGCGGCATATTAAGGCCCAGGCCCCCTTGCAGATCCTGGACTTCGGCTGCGGCCCCGGACGAGACCTGCAAACGTTCACCCGCATGGGCCATGTCGCGGTCGGCCTCGACGGCTCAGCGGAGTTTGCCCGGATGGCCCGCCAGGACAGCGGGTGCGAGGTATGGCAACAGGACTTTTTGAAACTCGACCTGCCGGCCGAACGTTTCGACGGGGTCTTTGCCAACGCCGTGCTGTTTCATATTCCGCTCCAGGAGCTGCCACGGGTGCTGAAACAACTGCACGCCACGCTCAAGCCCGCAGGTGTGCTGTTCAGCTCCAATCCTCGCGGCGAGAACCAGGAAGGTTGGAACGGCCAGCGCTTTGGCGCCTATCACGACCTCACAGCCTGGCGTACGCTGCTCAGCGACGCAGGGTTTGTGGAACTGGAGCATTACTACCGGCCGGCGGGGTTGCCGCGGGAGCAACAGCCTTGGTTGGCGAGTGTCTGGCGCAAGCCTTGA
- the tcyL gene encoding cystine ABC transporter permease, with translation MEAAFQLALDSAPFLLKGAYYTVILSLGGMFFGLLLGFGLALMRLSRFKLVSWIARIYVSFFRGTPLLVQLFVIYYGLPQLGIELDPLPAALIGFSLNMAAYACEILRAAISSIERGQWEAAASIGMTRAQTLRRAILPQAARTALPPLGNSFISLVKDTALAATIQVPELFRQAQLITARTFEIFTMYLAAALIYWILASVLSHLQNVLEARVNRHDQES, from the coding sequence ATGGAAGCAGCTTTTCAACTCGCGCTGGACTCCGCGCCCTTCCTGCTCAAGGGCGCGTACTACACGGTCATCCTCAGCCTGGGCGGCATGTTTTTCGGCTTGCTGCTGGGGTTCGGCCTGGCGCTGATGCGCCTGTCGCGCTTCAAGCTGGTGAGCTGGATTGCCCGCATCTACGTGTCGTTCTTTCGCGGCACGCCGTTGCTGGTGCAGTTGTTCGTGATCTATTACGGGTTGCCGCAACTGGGCATCGAACTGGATCCGCTGCCAGCGGCGCTGATCGGTTTCTCACTGAACATGGCCGCCTACGCCTGTGAAATCCTGCGGGCCGCCATCAGCTCCATCGAGCGCGGCCAGTGGGAAGCGGCGGCGAGTATCGGCATGACTCGCGCCCAGACCCTGCGCCGGGCCATCCTGCCGCAAGCCGCACGCACAGCCCTGCCTCCGCTGGGCAACAGCTTCATTTCCCTGGTCAAGGACACCGCGCTGGCGGCGACCATCCAGGTTCCGGAGCTGTTCCGCCAGGCGCAACTGATCACCGCACGAACCTTCGAAATCTTCACCATGTACCTTGCCGCCGCCCTGATCTATTGGATTCTGGCGAGCGTGCTTTCGCACTTGCAGAACGTCCTGGAAGCCCGGGTCAATCGGCATGACCAGGAGTCCTGA
- a CDS encoding SfnB family sulfur acquisition oxidoreductase, which yields MTFSQHVAVITSDEQALIVASDLADDFKRDSALRDRERRLPQPELEVFSRSGLWGISVPKAYGGAGVSNVTLTKVIALIAQADGSLGQIPQNHYYALEVLRVNGSEAQKQRLYAEVLAGQRFGNALAELGTKTAHERTTQLRRDGEGYRINGRKFYATGAIYAQRIPTSVVDENGVQQLAFVPRDSKGLTVIDDWSGFGQRTTGSGSVVFEDVYVCAEDIVPFQSAFERPTPVGPLAQILHAAIDTGIARAAYEDALHFVRSKTRPWIDATSDVATEDPHTLKSFGQLSIRLHAAEALLERAGEFLDRAQADPQADTVAAASIAVAEARAISTEISLAAGSTLFELAGSQATLAEHGLDRHWRNARVHTLHDPVRWKYHAVGNFYLNDEKPPLRGTL from the coding sequence ATGACGTTTTCTCAACACGTTGCGGTGATCACCAGCGATGAACAAGCCCTGATCGTGGCCAGTGACCTGGCCGATGACTTTAAGCGCGACAGTGCCCTGCGCGACCGTGAGCGTCGCCTGCCACAACCGGAACTGGAGGTTTTTTCCCGCTCCGGCCTGTGGGGCATCAGCGTGCCCAAGGCCTATGGCGGCGCGGGCGTTTCCAACGTCACGCTGACTAAAGTCATTGCGCTGATTGCCCAGGCCGACGGTTCCCTCGGACAGATTCCGCAAAACCATTACTACGCCCTGGAAGTGCTGCGGGTGAACGGCAGCGAAGCGCAAAAGCAACGCCTGTACGCCGAAGTGCTGGCCGGTCAGCGCTTCGGCAATGCGCTAGCAGAACTGGGCACCAAGACCGCTCACGAGCGCACGACCCAACTGCGCCGCGACGGCGAGGGATATCGCATCAACGGCCGCAAGTTTTACGCCACGGGGGCGATCTACGCCCAGCGCATTCCCACGTCAGTGGTGGATGAAAACGGCGTACAGCAACTGGCCTTCGTCCCTCGCGACAGCAAAGGCCTGACAGTCATCGACGACTGGAGCGGTTTTGGCCAGCGCACCACGGGCAGCGGTTCGGTGGTGTTCGAGGACGTCTATGTCTGTGCCGAAGACATCGTGCCGTTCCAGAGCGCCTTCGAACGTCCGACACCGGTGGGGCCGCTGGCGCAGATTCTTCACGCGGCCATCGACACCGGCATCGCCCGCGCCGCCTATGAAGACGCCTTGCACTTTGTCCGCAGCAAAACCCGGCCCTGGATCGACGCCACCAGCGACGTTGCCACCGAAGACCCGCATACCCTCAAAAGCTTCGGCCAACTGAGCATCCGCCTGCACGCCGCCGAAGCCCTGCTGGAACGCGCCGGCGAGTTTCTCGATCGAGCCCAGGCCGACCCACAGGCAGACACGGTCGCGGCCGCCTCGATTGCCGTGGCCGAAGCCCGCGCCATCAGCACCGAGATTTCCCTGGCCGCCGGTAGCACGCTGTTCGAATTGGCCGGCAGTCAGGCAACGTTGGCCGAACATGGCCTGGATCGCCACTGGCGCAACGCCCGGGTGCACACCCTGCATGACCCGGTGCGCTGGAAATATCACGCGGTGGGCAACTTCTACCTCAACGATGAAAAGCCGCCACTGCGGGGGACCCTCTGA